One Drosophila santomea strain STO CAGO 1482 chromosome X, Prin_Dsan_1.1, whole genome shotgun sequence DNA segment encodes these proteins:
- the LOC120455750 gene encoding cytospin-A, with protein MIKLKSLFRRGQGTSSSHSSNSSHKQQQNSSNNNRQKSQSSTSLNTAHEQQQQQQHSITAATTKFYAPQETGSYERGVDVGDEGALLLTNQQQEQRRQQQQQLQQQQQQQQQKPQSNTLPQKKSKLKGQKQPKQLPVQQPHRNAPELHDPQQPLMTSLAAVPQASATGGSSNSNINNNNALAALQDGGAAAAAAADFYQQLAAAATATATATSANGSSTSADSPVSAFPAAAAAVAVAAVAASSYQQQQQQQQQLLNNEQQQQQLLEANNKMQELHKQLERFRSEQMQLETRITELLPYQSEVAKLKGDLVKMQSLQEKAQMEIGNLKYENESLRNRLRDVVNSPLSDAEKHQIIQDSQRLHSSAPASIALPSTLDAHDGTPCLTPDWDKQSSSSEISVACLQDKIIQMEETHYSTNEELQATLQELADLQTQLTDTQTENERLAEEKDVLFQSLCRQTEKLNESRTQISTLQELLLRDTKQPAPEVSASEREQKLLDLIKTSQEEREAVLLKQEELGSELAEVKQAREAGQQELQRQRERIALLDSQLDAANAERRQGEAQFSQAMEEISQRAIEISRLSTLLENARSKIEELEADLSRGDKTDLSDVLDVARKEKDALEERVAELQDQCSRSQAELRRLRDQLSGLTEECKVVKNNAKCAVSHLEYRLEQLQRDKDKIAGEWQALEERVAELQVQCKCHQEDKAQLQSLLAETQRHLGDVQLKLGEAECRLDQETQLRRKEAEEWQQFQADLLMTVRVANDFKTEALSAREQLVLDNKTQKEKIRLLEQQLEKLTKQQLQQSETPQSVLSTVQREMEMATRRSKLSFSRQDSRLSVKTLIESIENNKSQGKADEAESHYSSTSSLNSGTPDLGTTPIIFPPSSDWHESLRLPVLQSSNLHVNVGNQAGAGQGSNLSSGSGGDSASTTKATLPLRDQQQQQQLAITTSQSQMQNVSQPSTPATPSSAGSSSSGGLPFGNVSKSFISGERKDPLNMLAKNGGSKRNALLKWCQNKTVGYRNIDITNFSSSWNDGLAFCAILHSYLPDRIPYDQLSPANKRRNFSLAFAAAESVGIGTTLNINDMCQIERPDWMQVMSYVTAVYKYFET; from the exons ATGATCAAACTGAAATCCTTGTTCCGCAGAGGACAGGGCACCTCCAGCTCCCATTCCTCCAACTCGTCgcacaagcagcagcagaactCCTCCAACAACAATCGCCAGAAGTCGCAATCGAGCACTTCATTGAATACCGCccacgagcagcagcagcagcagcagcacagcatCACCGCAGCAACTACAAAGTTTTACGCCCCCCAGGAGACCGGCAGTTACGAAAGGGGCGTGGATGTGGGAGACGAGGGGGCGCTACTCCTGACCAaccagcagcaggaacagaggcgccaacagcagcagcagctacagcagcagcagcaacaacagcaacagaagccTCAAAGCAACACCTTGCCTCAGAAGAAGTCCAAGCTCAAGGGACAAAAGCAGCCAAAGCAGTTGCCAGTGCAGCAGCCACACCGAAATGCACCTGAGCTACATGATCCACAGCAACCACTGATGACTTCCCTGGCAGCAGTGCCGCAGGCTTCAGCGACTGGGGGctccagcaacagcaacatcaataACAACAACGCATTGGCCGCACTCCAAGATGGTggcgctgctgccgccgctgcagcagATTTCTACCAGCAactagcagcagcagccacggccactgcaacagcaacatcggcAAACGGCAGCAGCACTAGTGCTGATAGTCCGGTCAGCGCTTTtcccgcagcagcagctgccgttgctgttgccgctgtgGCAGCCAGCAGctaccagcaacagcagcagcagcaacagcaactccTCAACAacgaacagcaacaacagcaactactAGAG GCTAACAACAAAATGCAGGAGCTGCACAAACAGCTGGAGAGATTCAGAAGCGAGCAAATGCAACTGGAGACACGCATCACGGAGCTGTTGCCATACCAAAGCGAGGTGGCCAAGCTGAAGGGCGATCTGGTTAAGATGCAG AGTCTACAGGAAAAGGCCCAgatggaaatcggcaatctGAAATACGAGAATGAATCTCTGCGCAATCGGCTGCGGGACGTAGTAAACTCACCGCTGTCGGATGCGGAGAAGCACCAGATCATTCAAGACTCGCAGCGGCTGCACAGTTCAGCGCCCGCTTCAATAGCCCTGCCCAGT ACACTCGATGCGCATGATGGCACACCCTGCCTCACTCCTGATTGGGATAAACAGTCATCCTCCAGCGAGATCTCTGTAGCCTGCCTGCAAGACAAGATCATTCAAATGGAGGAGACACACTACTCTACCAACGAGGAGCTACAGGCTACATTGCAGGAGCTGGCCGACTTGCAAACCCAGCTGACGGATACGCAGACCGAGAACGAGCGTCTCGCCGAGGAGAAGGACGTGCTCTTCCAGTCGCTATGCCGACAGACAGAGAAGCTAAATGAATCGCGTACTCAGATCAGCACGCTGCAAGAGCTGCTACTTCGGGACACCAAGCAGCCTGCACCTGAAGTAAGTGCTTCGGAGAGGGAGCAGAAGCTTTTGGATCTGATCAAGACATCACAGGAGGAGCGCGAGGCAGTTTTGCTCAAGCAGGAGGAACTGGGATCTGAGCTGGCGGAAGTGAAACAGGCCCGGGAAGCTGGCCAACAGGAGCTGCAGCGCCAGAGGGAACGTATTGCCCTGTTAGATTCTCAGTTGGATGCGGCAAACGCGGAGCGGCGGCAAGGAGAGGCTCAGTTTTCGCAGGCCATGGAAGAGATATCGCAGAGAGCCATCGAAATCAGTCGATTAAGCACTCTTCTGGAGAATGCGCGATCAAAGATCGAGGAGCTAGAGGCGGATTTGTCCAGAGGAGACAAGACAGACCTGAGCGATGTGCTGGATGTGGCCAGAAAGGAGAAGGATGCGCTAGAAGAACGTGTGGCTGAATTACAGGATCAGTGCTCTCGCAGCCAAGCTGAGCTGAGAAGACTGCGTGACCAGCTATCCGGTTTAACTGAGGAATGCAAAGTGGTCAAGAATAACGCCAAGTGTGCGGTCTCTCACCTGGAATACCGCTTGGAGCAGCTCCAACGTGACAAGGACAAAATAGCTGGCGAATGGCAGGCACTGGAGGAACGCGTGGCCGAACTGCAGGTTCAGTGCAAATGCCATCAGGAAGACAAAGCCCAGTTGCAATCCCTGCTAGCTGAAACTCAGCGCCATCTGGGCGATGTTCAACTGAAGCTGGGTGAGGCAGAGTGTAGACTCGACCAGGAGACACAGCTGCGGCGCAAGGAGGCCGAGGAGTGGCAGCAGTTCCAGGCCGACCTTCTCATGACTGTGCGAGTGGCCAACGACTTTAAGACTGAGGCGCTCAGCGCCCGGGAGCAGCTAGTTCTCGACAACAAGACGCAGAAAGAAAAGATCAGACTGTTGGAGCAGCAGCTTGAAAAACTTACCAAACAGC AACTGCAGCAGTCGGAGACTCCGCAGTCGGTGCTATCCACAGTCCAGCGTGAGATGGAGATGGCCACGCGACGCAGCAAGCTTAGCTTCAGCCGACAGGACTCGCGGCTCTCCGTCAAAACGCTCATTGAGAGTATTGAGAATAACAAATCG CAGGGCAAAGCCGACGAGGCGGAATCACACTATAGCTCGACGTCCAGCCTAAACAGCGGAACTCCTGACCTGGGGACTACGCCCATTATCTTTCCTCCCTCCAGTGACTGGCACGAAAGC CTTCGGTTGCCTGTGCTGCAGAGCAGCAACTTGCACGTAAACGTGGGCAATCAAGCCGGTGCCGGACAGGGAAGCAATCTTTCATCTGGCAGCGGAGGAGATTCAGCTAGCACTACCAAAGCCACTTTGCCGTTGCGCgatcaacaacagcagcaacagcttgCGATAACAACTTCCCAAAGCCAGATGCAGAACGTCTCCCAACCTTCTACGCCGGCCACGCCCAGCAGCgccggcagcagcagtagcgGCGGGCTGCCATTTGGCAACGTCTCAAAGTCATTTATCAGCG GCGAACGCAAGGACCCGCTAAACATGCTGGCCAAGAACGGTGGTTCAAAGCGCAACGCCCTGTTGAAGTGGTGCCAGAACAAAACAGTTGGTTACCGCAACATTGACATCACCAACTTCAGCTCGTCGTGGAACGATGGGTTGGCCTTCTGTGCTATCTTACACTCGTATTTGCCGGATCGCATTCCGTACGATCAACTGTCTCCTGCCAACAAGCGGCGCAACTTTTCGCTGGCATTTGCGGCTGCCGAATCCGTGGGCATTGGCACAACACTG AACATCAATGATATGTGTCAGATCGAACGACCGGACTGGATGCAGGTGATGTCCTATGTGACGGCAGTCTACAAATACTTTGAGACCTAG
- the LOC120456248 gene encoding ribokinase: MAQTEVLVFGSAIIDFISYTPRLPRPGETLHGHRFQTGYGGKGANQCVAAARQGSRTALVAKLGADSFGSDYLRHLREERVNVDHVEQLADQTTGVAQIAVSDGGENNIIIVVGANNQLSSSDVSAAEVLFREAKVLVCQLETPIEATLTALKSFRGVSIVNAAPAMADTPPELLQLASIFCVNESEAALMTQMSDIGNVEQAEDAVGKLIEAGANTVIITLGKLGAVFGSADSKGVCQHVAAPDVLPEKVVDTTGAGDAFIGALAHNLARHPNGQLADHIAAACAVASQSVQLPGTQSSFPRA; encoded by the exons ATGGCCCAAACGGAGGTGCTGGTCTTTGGCTCGGCCATCATCGACTTCATAAG CTACACACCCCGGCTGCCGAGACCCGGAGAAACGCTTCACGGGCACCGCTTCCAGACTGGCTACGGCGGCAAGGGCGCCAATCAGTGTGTGGCCGCCGCGCGCCAGGGATCCCGCACAGCTCTGGTGGCCAAATTGGGCGCAGACAGCTTTGGCAGCGACTACTTGCGGCATCTGCGCGAGGAGCGGGTCAATGTGGACCACGTCGAGCAGCTGGCGGACCAGACGACGGGCGTGGCCCAGATAGCCGTGTCCGATGGCGGCGAGAACAACATTATCATCGTGGTGGGCGCCAACAATCAGCTGAGCTCATCCGACGTCTCCGCGGCGGAGGTGCTCTTCCGGGAGGCCAAGGTTCTGGTCTGCCAGCTGGAGACGCCCATTGAGGCCACCCTGACCGCCCTGAAATCCTTCCGGGGCGTGTCCATTGTGAACGCGGCTCCTGCCATGGCGGACACGCCCCCTGAGCTGCTCCAGTTGGCCAGCATCTTCTGTGTGAACGAGAGCGAGGCGGCCCTAATGACCCAGATGAGCGACATTGGGAACGTGGA GCAAGCCGAGGATGCGGTTGGAAAGCTGATAGAGGCAGGTGCCAATACGGTGATCATAACTCTAGGGAAACTGGGAGCCGTCTTCGGCTCCGCCGATTCCAAGGGCGTGTGCCAGCATGTGGCTGCACCAGATGTGCTGCCCGAGAAGGTGGTGGACACGACGGGGGCCGGCGACGCCTTCATTGGGGCCTTGGCCCACAACTTGGCCCGTCATCCAAATGGGCAACTGGCGGACCACATAGCCGCCGCCTGTGCCGTGGCCTCGCAATCCGTGCAGCTCCCCGGGACGCAGTCCAGCTTCCCACGGGCTTAG
- the LOC120455754 gene encoding vacuolar protein sorting-associated protein 37C: MPTTQHSPQGHTHAHSLAQRHPQDSSEAKDSEGGEAGNMPNLSTLSLDELKQLDRDPEFFDDFIEEMSVVQHLNEELDSMMNQVENISKENESKGSHLVELKRRLSDDYTALKTLGEKCDQLNKKYLKKSEEYAPQHIRELLQIAASNADADCDRHVEHFLNGKIDVQTFLNTYQSSKKISAERKAKEERLGTQLSALERAGI; this comes from the exons ATGCCGACCACACAGCACTCACCGCAAGGTCATACCCATGCCCACTCTCTCGCCCAAAGACATCCCCAAGATAGCAGCGAAGCCAAGGATTCGGAGGGCGGCGAGGCGGGCAACATGCCCAACCTGTCCACTTTGTCGCTGGACGAACTGAAGCAGCTGGACAGGGATCCCGAGTTCTTCGACGACTTCATCGAGGAGATGTCCGTGGTGCAGCACCTGAACGAGGAGCTAGACTCCATGATGAACCAGGTGGAGAACATATCAA AGGAGAACGAGAGCAAGGGCAGCCATCTGGTGGAGCTGAAGCGCCGACTCAGCGATGATTACACAGCTTTAAAGACTCTGGGCGAGAAATGCGACCAGCTGAACAAGAAGTACTTGAAGAAGTCGGAGGAATACGCCCCTCAGCATATACGG GAGCTTCTTCAGATCGCTGCTTCCAACGCCGATGCCGACTGCGATCGGCATGTGGAGCACTTCCTCAACGGAAAGATCGACGTGCAGACGTTCCTCAACACCTACCAGAGCTCGAAGAAGATCAGTGCCGAGCGCAAGGCCAAGGAGGAGCGCCTGGGCACCCAGCTGAGTGCCCTGGAGCGGGCTGGCATTTAG
- the LOC120456251 gene encoding translation machinery-associated protein 7 homolog: MSGREGGKKKPLKAPKKDTKDLDDDDMAFKQKQKEQQKALEAAKANASKKGPLVGGGIKKSGKK; encoded by the coding sequence ATGTCTGGACGCGAGGGCGGTAAAAAGAAGCCTCTGAAGGCGCCGAAGAAGGACACCAAGGACCTGGACGATGACGACATGGCCTTCaagcaaaagcagaaggagcagcagaaggCTCTGGAGGCGGCCAAGGCGAACGCTTCCAAGAAGGGCCCTCTTGTCGGCGGCGGCATCAAGAAGTCGGGGAAGAAGTGA
- the LOC120456247 gene encoding histone H4 transcription factor, giving the protein MLRPQTSMPALQPPGKRKKPAELGLACGWRGCQEICTGEWNLNEHIAEHLEHYARAQDNRGANSEHSAAQEHQCTWNSCDFRTANRVEFERHAYYHGYYLNLLLQGQLECDLHPEIPACTAPARLMDKLPALGQNFRCGWTDCEREFVSIVEFQDHIVKHALFEYDIQKTPEDERPKTMCNWAMCHKHMGNKYRLIEHISTHSNKKQVACFHCGELFRTKTTLFDHLRRQPDNNTNSFQCAQCFKFFATKKLLKSHVVRHVNCYKCTMCDMTCSSASSLTTHIRYRHLKDKPLKCSECDTRCVRESDLAKHVQIVHSKTVHQCEHPDCHYSVRTYTQMRRHFLEVHGNNPILYACHCCERFFKSGKSLSAHLIKKHGFHLPSGHKRFTYRVDENGFYRLETTRIESLEVTQQILSPQVNVSLEIDLKPGTGSCYEIVDPTNTEFERIIVSSDPHEAQLMGEVVISLPSLTEEL; this is encoded by the exons ATGCTTAGGCCCCAGACATCAATGCCGGCGCTCCAGCCACCTGGCAAACGAAAGAAGCCCGCGGAACTGGGGCTGGCCTGCGGATGGCGCGGTTGCCAGGAGATTTGCACTGGCGAGTGGAACCTAAATGAGCATATTGCCGAGCACCTGGAGCACTATGCACGGGCGCAGGACAATCGGGGTGCGAATTCGGAGCACAGTGCAGCACAGGAGCATCAGTGCACATGGAACTCCTGCGATTTCCGCACCGCGAACCGCGTGGAATTCGAACGGCATGCGTACTACCACGGCTACTACTTGAATCTCCTCCTGCAGGGGCAACTGGAGTGCGATCTGCATCCGGAGATCCCCGCCTGCACTGCTCCGGCCCGCCTCATGGATAAGCTGCCCGCTCTGGGCCAGAACTTTCGATGTGGCTGGACCGATTGCGAGAGGGAGTTTGTTTCGATTGTGGAGTTCCAGGACCACATTGTAAAGCACGCCCTCTTCGAGTATGATATACAGAAGACGCCCGAGGACGAGCGCCCCAAGACGATGTGCAACTGGGCCATGTGCCACAAGCACATGGGCAACAAGTACCGCCTCATCGAACACATCAGCACCCACTCCAACAAGAAGCAGGTGGCCTGCTTCCACTGCGGCGAACTGTTCCGCACCAAGACTACGCTCTTCGATCACCTGAGACGCCAGCCGGATAACAACA CGAATAGCTTCCAGTGCGCGCAATGCTTCAAGTTCTTCGCCACCAAGAAGCTGCTTAAGAGCCACGTGGTGCGGCACGTTAACTGCTACAAGTGCACCATGTGCGACATGACCTGCAGCTCGGCCAGCTCGCTGACCACCCACATTCGGTACCGCCACCTCAAGGACAAGCCGCTCAAGTGCAGTGAGTGCGACACACGCTGCGTTCGCGAGTCGGATCTAGCCAAGCACGTCCAGATTGTCCACTCGAAGACGGTACACCAGTGCGAGCATCCCGACTGTCACTATTCTGTGCGCACCTACACGCAGATGCGAAGG CACTTCCTGGAGGTGCACGGCAACAATCCCATTCTGTACGCCTGCCACTGCTGCGAGCGCTTCTTCAAGAGCGGCAAGTCCCTCTCCGCTCACCTCATCAAGAAACACGGCTTCCATCTGCCTTCGGGCCACAAGAGATTCACCTACCGGGTGGACGAGAACGGGTTCTACCGCCTGGAGACGACGCGCATCGAGAGCTTGGAGGTGACCCAGCAAATACTGTCGCCGCAGGTGAACGTCTCGCTGGAGATTGACCTGAAGCCAGGCACAGGATCCTGCTACGAGATCGTTGATCCCACGAACACCGAGTTTGAGCGCATCATCGTCTCCAGCGATCCGCACGAGGCGCAGCTGATGGGCGAAGTGGTCATCTCGCTGCCCAGCCTAACGGAGGAACTGTGA
- the LOC120455755 gene encoding uncharacterized protein LOC120455755 yields the protein MALFEMKWLRRWVRRNTNPIPEHRAELWKRRLSIGYAVLAWQAFGLVCYMVYTGRNDWAKFYGYKTEEELALSPAQQFARHLKVEGTGKIIRFSGFHKVEEVPFDTSEVERVKE from the coding sequence atggCGCTGTTTGAGATGAAATGGCTGCGCCGCTGGGTGAGGCGCAACACGAATCCCATACCGGAGCACCGGGCGGAGCTGTGGAAGCGGCGTCTGAGCATCGGATACGCCGTTCTGGCCTGGCAGGCATTCGGCCTCGTTTGCTACATGGTCTACACCGGGCGCAACGACTGGGCCAAGTTCTACGGCTACAAGacggaggaggagctggcccTGTCGCCGGCACAGCAGTTCGCCCGACACCTGAAGGTCGAGGGCACCGGCAAGATCATCAGGTTCTCCGGGTTCCACAAGGTGGAGGAGGTGCCGTTCGACACCAGCGAGGTGGAGCGGGTCAAGGAGTAA
- the LOC120456245 gene encoding myb-binding protein 1A, with translation MKSKVDKPITNGAPAKTKTKEERKRTKSLKSDADTETPAKISKVSKTKKEKPKPSEAEEKENTASNGNLKVSQINKAVFVVFKKLQGSQLTKKMINSLITLLRDDTNAEQRTATICYVLKRLIRSTGADDMKAVGLAASYIHCILTAVPAIDALEVLDTLKRDLAVGSQQRGKEDSLAAVGQLITAFCILQTPQFAKAEPKLVSAVFQILAAQLKGREYLVSMCGDILADSFKQLPAAIFEEYVWPLLQPELNKPLSGLKVNTCDVLLAVHLTYSSVLGRENILASLWPKKPVYTQLFDLYFAGSTIHSDGVYARLAIFLVNGGKEMLAAWQQYIASKQPLKLNAAKACAIQVLSHILLNFKTADEELILDIFTPTCVQFLLQECSAVKWDKAEAKKPSQKKLREICFKFEASLVLCFEKQFQNDESKLQLLLKLLDHTLQLDSVTCLPRFCQQLIGQLSVESLQKLYDFYNNKLYSLEDEDRVSRVHCLNQMQVILHHPTLSQANKWRQKQLNYLLLAGLFHVDASKKPCEASKASAFSRQCSARCEEIFLGSLLHKCPGLPGLCQLLQKTLSYLNKELGQPDAESKLRSPRDESLQKAWKQVEKLLAKPSEETDVVGQTFEALILFVSLALCTKIPLSVTVLDDLIICRKNALQKSKKQVNEELQWQDVLTDALLQLLLQTGHFWREFVHLVATALIPHLEHGNLEQVLEVLNMNRNPLSKKDEGEEEEESDEEVEGEESSKDSSDDSDGDEDEDEDGEDEDDEESHLAQIRESVRQALVNDGDADDDGASSVDWNDVGEEQGERLNAALERSFQLFRPKSRKAQEKERPTKSERIDNTNLLHFRIRALDLLELFISKKPTQSVILDVLHCVFQVYRHCSGDSKLQSLREASLKLLKKILAKNIELNEQQSNAPILEAIEQLMSSGEEHSEEDQENGKQPTNRQAKGDIIVWRDKCFAYLVSQASADGEPKNSTVWPLLVEFLELWVAKRRSRLSLASFEALFQSGQWQGVAPLAVVLASHLDVKKTRSFRRAQILKLLSEQCRRLESAFKDNSSSAKEFEKQIARYVNQLETEASSSKELNLLLKILAQGGQKRQKLREKIQLVAKNLQPTKKATKQKEQAAAEPTEPMDVEDEEQAT, from the exons ATGAAGAGCAAAGTGGACAAACCCATAACCAATGGTGCACCCGCCAAGACAAAGACCAAGGAGGAGCGCAAGCGGACGAAATCCCTGAAATCCGACGCGGACACCGAGACACCGGCCAAGATTTCCAAGGTGTCCAAGACCAAGAAGGAGAAGCCGAAGCCATCGGAGGCCGAGGAAAAGGAGAACACCGCAAGCAACGGCAACCTGAAGGTGTCGCAGATCAACAAAGCCGTGTTTGTGGTCTTCAAGAAGTTGCAGGGCAGCCAGCTGACCAAGAAGATGATCAATTCCCTCATAACGCTGCTGCGCGACGACACAAATGCCGAGCAG CGCACTGCGACCATCTGCTACGTGCTCAAACGCCTGATCCGCTCCACAGGCGCAGATGACATGAAGGCGGTGGGCCTGGCCGCCAGTTATATACACTGCATCCTAACCGCCGTGCCCGCCATTGACGCACTTGAGGTTCTGGACACTCTGAAGCGCGATCTGGCCGTTGGCAGCCAGCAGAGGGGCAAGGAGGACTCACTAGCTGCCGTCGGTCAGTTGATTACAGCCTTTTGCATTCTGCAGACCCCGCAGTTCGCCAAGGCCGAGCCCAAGCTGGTTTCGGCGGTCTTCCAGATTCTAGCGGCCCAGCTAAAGGGCAGGGAGTACTTGGTGTCCATGTGCGGCGATATCCTAGCGGACTCCTTCAAACAG CTGCCCGCTGCGATCTTCGAGGAGTACGTGTGGCCACTTCTGCAACCCGAGCTAAACAAGCCGCTGAGTGGCTTGAAAGTCAACACCTGCGATGTCTTGCTGGCCGTGCACCTGACCTATTCGTCCGTGCTGGGACGGGAGAACATTCTGGCCAGCTTGTGGCCCAAGAAACCGGTGTACACGCAGCTTTTCGATCTGTACTTCGCCGGCTCCACCATTCACAGTGATGGCGTATACGCCAGGTTGGCTATTTTTCTTGTGAATGGTGGGAAGGAAATGCTCGCCGCCTGGCAGCAGTACATCGCTTCCAAGCAGCCACTGAAACTAAACGCAGCCAAGGCGTGTGCGATCCAAGTACTGAGCCACATACTCCTCAACTTTAAGACAGCGGACGAAGAGCTCATCCTGGATATTTTTACACCTACCTGTGTACAATTTCTGCTGCAGGAATGCTCTGCTGTAAAATGGGACAAAGCTGAGGCCAAGAAGCCGTCCCAAAAGAAGCTGAGGGAGATTTGCTTCAAGTTCGAGGCCTCCTTGGTGCTATGTTTCGAAAAGCAGTTCCAAAACGATGAAAGCAAGCTTCAGCTGCTGCTCAAACTGCTGGACCACACACTGCAGTTGGACTCGGTGACTTGCTTGCCGCGCTTCTGCCAGCAACTGATAGGCCAGTTGAGCGTCGAGAGCCTCCAGAAGCTGTACGACTTCTACAACAACAAGCTGTACTCGTTGGAGGACGAGGACAGAGTCAGCCGAGTGCACTGCCTCAACCAGATGCAGGTTATACTGCACCACCCAACGCTCagccaggcaaacaaatggcGCCAGAAGCAGCTGAACTACTTGCTGCTCGCTGGCCTTTTCCACGTAGATGCCAGTAAGAAGCCGTGCGAGGCCTCCAAAGCCAGCGCGTTCAGTCGCCAGTGCTCGGCGCGTTGCGAGGAGATATTCCTGGGTTCCCTGCTGCACAAGTGCCCGGGTCTGCCAGGACTTTGCCAGTTGCTGCAGAAGACACTGAGTTACCTTAACAAGGAGTTGGGACAACCGGATGCAGAGAGCAAGCTGCGTTCGCCGAGGGATGAGTCGCTGCAGAAGGCATGGAAGCAGGTCGAGAAACTGCTGGCGAAGCCCAGCGAGGAAACGGATGTCGTTGGCCAAACATTCGAGGCTCTCATCCTGTTTGTGTCGTTGGCTTTGTGCACGAAGATTCCCCTGTCCGTCACCGTGCTGGACGATCTGATTATCTGTCGCAAGAACGCACTGCAAAAGAGCAAGAAACAG GTCAACGAAGAGCTCCAATGGCAGGATGTGCTCACGGATGCCCTGCTCCAGTTACTCCTGCAAACAGGTCACTTCTGGCGGGAGTTTGTTCATCTGGTGGCCACCGCTCTGATTCCCCACCTCGAGCATGGTAACCTCGAACAGGTCCTCGAAGTGCTCAACATGAACAGGAATCCCCTGAGCAAGAAGGACGagggcgaggaggaggaggagagcGACGAGGAAGTCGAGGGGGAAGAATCGTCGAAAGATTCGAGCGACGACTCAGACGGCGATGAAGATGAAGACGAAGATGGAgaggacgaggacgatgaGGAGTCCCATTTGGCCCAGATCCGAGAGAGCGTTCGCCAGGCTTTGGTCAACGATGGCGACGCAGACGACGATGGCGCCAGCAGCGTGGACTGGAACGATGTTGGCGAGGAGCAGGGGGAACGCCTGAATGCTGCTCTGGAGCGATCCTTCCAGTTGTTCCGACCCAAGTCGCGGAAAGCCCAGGAGAAGGAGCGTCCGACCAAATCGGAGCGCATTGACAACACCAACCTGCTGCACTTCCGCATTCGCGCCTTGGATTTGTTGGAGCTGTTCATAAGCAAGAAACCAACTCAGTCGGTAATCCTGGACGTGCTGCATTGCGTCTTCCAGGTGTACCGCCACTGTAGCGGCGACAGCAAGCTGCAATCTCTGCGAGAAGCCAGCTTGAAGTTGCTCAAGAAGATACTCGCCAAGAATATTGAACTCAACGAGCAGCAGAGTAACGCACCCATTCTGGAAGCCATTGAGCAGCTGATGTCGTCTGGCGAGGAGCATTCAGAGGAGGACCAAGAGAACGGCAAGCAGCCCACCAACCGACAGGCCAAAGGAGACATCATTGTTTGGCGAGACAAGTGCTTCGCCTACCTGGTCAGCCAGGCATCAGCAGATGGCGAGCCCAAGAATAGCACCGTGTGGCCTCTGCTGGTCGAGTTCCTGGAGCTGTGGGTAGCCAAGCGTCGCAGTCGCCTCTCCCTGGCGAGTTTCGAAGCCCTCTTTCAGTCTGGCCAATGGCAGGGCGTTGCTCCGCTGGCCGTTGTCCTCGCCTCCCATTTGGACGTGAAGAAAACACGCAGTTTTCGGCGAGCGCAGATATTGAAGCTTCTCAGTGAGCAGTGCCGCCGACTCGAGTCCGCTTTCAAGGACAACAGCTCGTCTGCCAAGGAGTTTGAGAAGCAGATAGCACGATATGTGAATCAACTGGAAACGGAGGCCAGTAGTTCCAAGGAACTCAATCTGCTGCTCAAGATCCTCGCCCAAGGAGGCCAGAAGCGGCAGAAGCTGCGCGAAAAGATCCAACTCGTCGCTAAGAACCTTCAGCCCACCAAGAAGGCGACGAAGCAAAAGGAGCAGGCAGCCGCCGAACCCACAGAACCCATGGATGTGGAAGATGAGGAGCAGGCCACATAA
- the LOC120456250 gene encoding 60S ribosomal protein L36, translating into MAVRYELAIGLNKGHKTTKIRNVKYTGDKKVKGLRGSRLKNIQTRHTKFMRDLVREVVGHAPYEKRTMELLKVSKDKRALKFLKRRLGTHIRAKRKREELSNILTQLRKAQTHAK; encoded by the exons ATGGCAGTACGCTACGAGCTGGCTATTGGCCTGAACAAGGGCCACAAGACCACGAAGATCAGGAATGTGAAGTACACCGGCGACAAGAAGGTGAAGGGTCTGCGTGGATCTCGCTTGAAGAAC ATCCAAACCCGCCACACCAAGTTCATGCGCGACCTGGTCCGCGAAGTTGTTGGTCACGCTCCTTACGAGAAGCGCACCATGGAGTTGCTGAAGGTGTCCAAGGATAAGAGGGCCCTGAAGTTCCTCAAGCGCCGCCTGGGCACCCACATCCGTGCCAAGAGGAAGCGTGAGGAACTGTCCAACATCCTCACCCAGCTGCGTAAGGCCCAGACCCACGCCAAGTAA